The DNA sequence TCGCCTCTTCGACGACCTCGAGTTCCGGGTCCTGCGTGACCGGCTGTTCGACACGCTGGCGTCAGCTGACCCGGAGGTCGACGAGGGCTTCGATGTCCGCGGCGGCGCGCTCGAGCAGGGAACGCTGGCCGAGTGGTTGGCTCAGTACGACCGCGGCGAGCGCTTCGGCCTGGCCGTCGTCGGTAATCACCTCGCCTTCGACAGCGACGCCACCGCGCTCGCCCTGGTCGCCCCCGACGGTGACGGTCGTTATCTCGACACCGCCACATTGCACCCCGACGACGAGGCGGCGCTGGCGTCCTGGTTGGCCGACTCCGCGGTGCCGAAGGCCCTGCACGAAGCCAAGCTGGCGATGCACGACGTGCAGGGCCGGGGTTGGACGTTGGCCGGGGTCACCTCGGACACCGCGCTGGCGGCCTACCTGGTGCGGCCCGGGCAACGCAGCTTCGCCCTCGACGATCTCTCGCTGCGCTACCTCAAGCGTGAGTTGCGCGCGGAAAACCCCGAACAGCAACAGCTTTCGCTGCTCGATGACAGTGGCGGCGTCGACGACCAGGCGGTTCAGACGCTGCTGTTGCGCGCCAACGCGGTGCGCGACCTGGCCGACGCACTCGACGAGGAGTTGGAGCGCATCGACTCCTCGGCGCTGCTGGGCAGCATGGAATTGCCGGTGCAGTGCGTGCTGGCCGAACTCGAGACCGCCGGCATCGCGGTGGACCTGCAGAAGCTCTCAGCGCTGCAAAGTGAGTTCGGCGATCAGATCCGCGACGCCGCGGAGGCGGCCTACGCGGTCATCGGCAAGCAGATCAACCTGGGCTCGCCCAAGCAGCTGCAGGTGGTGCTGTTCGACGAGTTGGAGATGCCCAAGACGAAACGCACCAAGACCGGATACACCACCGACGCCGACGCGTTGCAGAGTCTTTTCGAGAAGACCGGACACCCGTTCCTGCAGCACCTGCTGGCCCACCGGGACGCGACCCGGCTGAAGGTGACAGTCGACGGGTTGCTCAACGCGGTGGCTTCCGACGGGCGAATCCACACCACGTTCAACCAGACGATTGCGGCCACCGGGCGGTTGTCGTCGACGGAGCCGAACCTGCAGAACATCCCGATCCGTACCGAGGCCGGCAGGCGGATCCGGGACGCCTTCGTCGTCGGCGGTGACTCGACCTACACCGAATTGATGACCGCCGATTACAGCCAGATCGAGATGCGCATCATGGCGCACCTGTCCGGGGACGAGGGCTTGATCGAGGCGTTCAACACCGGCGAGGACCTGCACTCGTTCGTCGCCTCGCGGGCCTTCTCCGTTCCCCTCGACGAGGTCACCGCCGAACTGCGGCGTCGGGTCAAGGCGATGTCCTACGGCCTGGCCTACGGATTGAGTGCCTACGGGCTGGCCCAACAGCTCAAGATCTCCTCGGAAGAGGCCAAGGTGCAGATGGAGCAGTACTTCGACCGTTTCGGTGGGGTGCGCGACTATCTGCGTGACGTGGTCGACCAGGCCCGAAAGGACGGCTACACCTCGACGGTGTTCGGCCGCAGGCGTTACCTGCCCGAACTCGACAGCAGCAACCGCAACGTCCGCGAGGCCGCCGAGCGGGCTGCGCTCAACGCACCGATCCAGGGTAGCGCTGCCGACATCATCAAGGTCGCCATGATCAACGTCGACAAGGCCGTCAGAGACGCCGGACTGGCGTCGCGGATGTTGCTGCAGGTCCACGACGAGTTGCTGTTCGAAGTCGCCGACGGCGAGCGGGACACCCTCGATGCGCTGGTTCGGGAACACATGGGCAACGCGTACCCGCTGACGGTGCCGCTGGAGGTGTCGGTGGGCTACGGGCCGAGCTGGGACTCCGCGGCCCACTGAGGATGCAGGAGGCGACGGACCGCATACAGTTCCTGGCCCGGCTGGGGGCTGCGATGGCCAGCGCGAGCTACCCGGTGACGTTCATCCGGCAGACGCTCGAGCGGGTGTCCGCCGGATACGGCCAACACAACGAGGTCGTGGCCTTGCCCAACAACGTTCAGGTGGTGGGACCGACGTTCCGCGAGGGGACGCCGGTGGCCTCCGCCAGTGTCGGTTCCGCTCTGCGGTTCGACCAGACCTTCCCGCTGGCTCAGCTCGTGACCCGGACCATCGAAGGCCGGGTGTCGCCCGCCGACGGCCAGCGTGACCTGAACCGGATCGTCGCGCGGCGCCGCCCGTACCCAGCGTGGGTCACCGTGATCGGCTACGGCGTGTTCTCTGCCGGGCTCGCCTTGGTGATGGAACCCACCGTCATCAATCTCGTGGCGGCCACGGTGCTCGGTTTCATGGTCGGGGTCATGTGGACCGTCACCGAACGAGTGCCGGCGCTCGCGCCCGTGACACCGGTGCTGGCCGCGGTGCTGGTGGCGGGGCTGTGCATCGTCGGCGCGCAGTATCTGAGCCTCGACCATGTCGGGTTGCGCGCGCTGATTCCGCCCCTGGCGGTGTTCCTGCCAGGACTGGCCATCACCGTCTCGGTGATCGAGCTGGCCGCCGGTGATGTCATCTCCGGCGCCAGCAGGCTCGTCGCAGGCTTCATGCAACTCGCCCAACTCACCTTCGGGATCTTCATCGCGAGCCACATGCTCGGCTTCGACGACGCTCAGCTGACCTCGCAGGCCGTGAACAAGCTCGGCCCGTGGGCGCCCTGGCTCGGGGTCGGCGTCTTCGTCGTCGGCATCATGTTGTTCCTGGCGCCCCCGTTGGCCTTCCTGCCCTGGCTGGCGGTGCTGGCATACACCGCCTACGTCGCGCAGTATCTCGGTGATCTGCTGTTGGGCGGCTACACCAGCGGATTCTTCGGGGCCCTGGCCCTGACAGTCGCGGCGCTGCTGATCGCGCGGCGTCGGGACTCGCCGCCCGCCGTG is a window from the Mycolicibacterium poriferae genome containing:
- a CDS encoding threonine/serine exporter family protein encodes the protein MQEATDRIQFLARLGAAMASASYPVTFIRQTLERVSAGYGQHNEVVALPNNVQVVGPTFREGTPVASASVGSALRFDQTFPLAQLVTRTIEGRVSPADGQRDLNRIVARRRPYPAWVTVIGYGVFSAGLALVMEPTVINLVAATVLGFMVGVMWTVTERVPALAPVTPVLAAVLVAGLCIVGAQYLSLDHVGLRALIPPLAVFLPGLAITVSVIELAAGDVISGASRLVAGFMQLAQLTFGIFIASHMLGFDDAQLTSQAVNKLGPWAPWLGVGVFVVGIMLFLAPPLAFLPWLAVLAYTAYVAQYLGDLLLGGYTSGFFGALALTVAALLIARRRDSPPAVAMVVPGFWLLVPGSLGLIGVAELFGADGDSALPATLISMIAIAFGVQAGLVIWQLIRRRRPRH
- the polA gene encoding DNA polymerase I, whose protein sequence is MSPAKTAAETKAGQTSDSKPTLMLLDGNSLAFRAFYALPAENFKTQGGLTTNAVYGFTAMLINLLRDEQPSHIAAAFDVSRQTFRLEKYPEYKAGRSATPDEFRGQIDITKEVLGALGITVLAEPGFEADDVIATLATQAQGEGYRVLVVTGDRDSLQLVNDDVTVLYPRKGVSELTRFTPDAVVEKYGLTPTQYPDFAALRGDPSDNLPGIPGVGEKTATKWIAEYGSLQGLVDNVDKVKGKVGDNLRAHLSSVVLNRELTDLVRDVPLAQTPDTLRMLPWNRDQIHRLFDDLEFRVLRDRLFDTLASADPEVDEGFDVRGGALEQGTLAEWLAQYDRGERFGLAVVGNHLAFDSDATALALVAPDGDGRYLDTATLHPDDEAALASWLADSAVPKALHEAKLAMHDVQGRGWTLAGVTSDTALAAYLVRPGQRSFALDDLSLRYLKRELRAENPEQQQLSLLDDSGGVDDQAVQTLLLRANAVRDLADALDEELERIDSSALLGSMELPVQCVLAELETAGIAVDLQKLSALQSEFGDQIRDAAEAAYAVIGKQINLGSPKQLQVVLFDELEMPKTKRTKTGYTTDADALQSLFEKTGHPFLQHLLAHRDATRLKVTVDGLLNAVASDGRIHTTFNQTIAATGRLSSTEPNLQNIPIRTEAGRRIRDAFVVGGDSTYTELMTADYSQIEMRIMAHLSGDEGLIEAFNTGEDLHSFVASRAFSVPLDEVTAELRRRVKAMSYGLAYGLSAYGLAQQLKISSEEAKVQMEQYFDRFGGVRDYLRDVVDQARKDGYTSTVFGRRRYLPELDSSNRNVREAAERAALNAPIQGSAADIIKVAMINVDKAVRDAGLASRMLLQVHDELLFEVADGERDTLDALVREHMGNAYPLTVPLEVSVGYGPSWDSAAH